Within the Candidatus Woesearchaeota archaeon genome, the region GGCCTTGACAAAGAAAACACAAAAGTCAAAAGATTAGTTCAACACACCCCAACAATAACAGAAGATACCACCCCTCTTGAATGTGCTAGACTCATGGTCGAAAATGACGTTATGGCACTACCCCTTTTCATCGAAGGAAAACTAAGCGGGGTTGTAACTGCAGACTCCCTCTTAGAGCACCTTAAAGAAGACTTCTTCTCAAAGAAAAAAGTAAGAGATGTCATGTCCGGAGATGTTATCATCTGCGCTCCACAAGACCCCTTATCAAAAGTAATAAACATTTTCAAAA harbors:
- a CDS encoding CBS domain-containing protein, which translates into the protein MNKQNTHENMQGNTGTTEHNGGNMSLLHSSVKDACVQRYKTIQMEDTLAKATTLFDGETDVLFVFDDKEYKGSLTHRAIIRSGLDKENTKVKRLVQHTPTITEDTTPLECARLMVENDVMALPLFIEGKLSGVVTADSLLEHLKEDFFSKKKVRDVMSGDVIICAPQDPLSKVINIFK